The following proteins come from a genomic window of Mycobacterium sp. DL:
- a CDS encoding ATP-dependent 6-phosphofructokinase, producing MRIGVLTGGGDCPGLNAVIRAVVRTCDVRYGSSVVGFQDGWRGLLEDRRIQLRNDDRNDRLLAKGGTMLGTARTNPDKLRAGLDHIKQTLEDNGIDVLIPIGGEGTLTAAHWLSEENVPVVGVPKTIDNDIDCTDVTFGHDTALHVATDAIDRLHSTAESHQRVMLVEVMGRHAGWIALNAGLASGAHMTLIPEQPFDVEEVCRLVKQRFVRGDSHFICVVAEGAKPAEGSMQLAKGGTDEFGHERFTGVAQQLAVEVEKRINKEVRVTVLGHVQRGGTPTPYDRVLATRFGVNAADAAHAGEYGMMVSLRGQDIGRVPLADAVKQLKLVPQSRYDDAAEFFG from the coding sequence ATGCGTATCGGAGTGCTGACCGGCGGCGGCGACTGTCCCGGCCTCAACGCGGTGATCAGGGCGGTGGTCCGCACCTGTGACGTGCGCTACGGCTCGTCGGTGGTGGGCTTCCAGGACGGCTGGCGCGGACTCCTCGAGGACCGCCGCATCCAGCTCAGGAACGACGACCGCAACGACCGGTTGTTGGCCAAGGGCGGAACGATGCTGGGCACCGCGCGCACCAACCCGGACAAGCTGCGCGCCGGTCTGGATCACATCAAGCAGACGCTGGAGGACAACGGGATCGATGTGCTGATCCCGATCGGCGGCGAGGGCACGCTGACCGCGGCGCACTGGCTGTCCGAGGAGAACGTCCCCGTGGTGGGCGTTCCCAAGACGATCGACAACGACATCGACTGCACCGACGTGACTTTCGGCCATGACACCGCGCTGCACGTTGCCACCGACGCCATCGACCGCCTGCACAGCACCGCCGAATCGCATCAGCGGGTGATGCTCGTCGAGGTGATGGGTCGCCACGCCGGCTGGATCGCACTGAACGCCGGGTTGGCCTCCGGCGCCCACATGACACTGATCCCGGAACAGCCGTTCGACGTCGAAGAAGTGTGCCGGCTGGTCAAGCAGCGGTTCGTGCGGGGTGATTCGCATTTCATCTGCGTGGTGGCCGAAGGCGCAAAACCCGCCGAGGGCTCGATGCAGCTGGCCAAGGGCGGCACCGACGAGTTCGGTCACGAACGGTTCACCGGCGTCGCGCAGCAACTCGCCGTCGAGGTCGAGAAGCGGATCAACAAGGAAGTGCGCGTGACGGTGCTCGGCCATGTGCAACGCGGCGGCACGCCGACACCCTACGACCGTGTGCTGGCCACCCGTTTCGGCGTGAACGCCGCCGACGCCGCCCATGCCGGCGAATACGGGATGATGGTGTCGTTGCGCGGCCAGGACATCGGCCGGGTCCCGCTGGCCGACGCCGTGAAACAGCTCAAGCTGGTGCCGCAGAGCCGCTACGACGACGCCGCCGAGTTCTTCGGCTGA
- the gatB gene encoding Asp-tRNA(Asn)/Glu-tRNA(Gln) amidotransferase subunit GatB, with protein MSVDTAELLDYDEVIAKYEPVLGLEVHVELSTKTKMFCGCANSFGSDPNTQVCAVCLGLPGSLPVLNQVAVESAIRIGLALNCDIAPWGRFARKNYFYPDQPKNYQISQYDEPIAINGHLEVPLDDGTTWRIEIERAHMEEDTGKLTHLGSDTGRIEGATTSLLDYNRAGVPLIEIVTKPVEGAGERAPEIARAYVTALRDLLRGLDVSDVRMDQGSMRCDSNVSLKPIGQAEFGTRTETKNVNSLKSVEVAVRYEMRRQAAVLESGGTIVQETRHFHEDGYTSPGRSKETAQDYRYFPEPDLEPVAPGAEYVEQLRQTIPELPWLSRKRIQQEWGISDEVLRDLVNIGAIDLITETVKHGASSDSAKAWWGNFLVQKANELGVALPDLAITPAQVAAVVELVDDGKLSNKLARQVVEGVLAGEGDPEQVMTDRGLAVVRDDSLIQAAVDEALAANPDVAEKIRGGKVQAAGAIVGAVMKATKGQADAARVRELVMAACS; from the coding sequence ATGTCTGTGGACACCGCCGAACTGCTGGATTACGACGAGGTCATCGCCAAATACGAGCCGGTGCTGGGCCTGGAGGTGCACGTCGAGCTGTCGACGAAGACCAAGATGTTCTGCGGCTGCGCCAACAGCTTCGGCAGCGACCCCAACACCCAGGTGTGCGCGGTGTGTCTCGGACTGCCCGGCTCGCTGCCGGTGCTCAACCAGGTCGCCGTCGAATCCGCCATCCGCATCGGCCTCGCGCTGAACTGCGACATCGCCCCGTGGGGCCGGTTCGCCCGCAAGAACTACTTCTATCCGGACCAGCCGAAGAACTACCAGATCAGCCAGTACGACGAGCCCATCGCCATCAACGGTCACCTCGAGGTCCCGCTCGACGACGGCACCACGTGGCGGATCGAGATCGAGCGCGCCCACATGGAGGAGGACACCGGAAAGCTGACCCATCTGGGTAGTGACACCGGCCGGATCGAAGGGGCCACCACCTCGCTGCTGGATTACAACCGCGCGGGGGTGCCGCTGATCGAGATCGTCACCAAACCGGTGGAGGGCGCCGGCGAGCGGGCTCCCGAAATCGCCCGCGCCTATGTGACCGCGCTGCGAGATCTGCTGCGCGGCTTGGATGTTTCCGATGTGCGGATGGATCAGGGTTCGATGCGCTGCGACTCGAACGTGTCACTGAAACCGATCGGTCAAGCCGAGTTCGGTACCCGCACCGAGACGAAGAACGTCAACTCGCTCAAGAGCGTCGAGGTGGCGGTCCGCTACGAGATGCGCAGGCAGGCAGCAGTTCTGGAGTCCGGCGGGACGATCGTGCAGGAGACCCGGCACTTCCACGAGGACGGCTACACCTCGCCCGGCCGCAGCAAGGAGACCGCGCAGGACTATCGGTACTTCCCCGAGCCGGACCTCGAACCGGTCGCTCCCGGTGCCGAGTACGTCGAGCAGCTGCGGCAGACGATTCCCGAGCTCCCGTGGTTGTCGCGCAAGCGAATTCAGCAGGAGTGGGGGATCTCAGACGAGGTGTTGCGCGATCTCGTCAACATCGGCGCCATCGACCTGATCACCGAGACCGTGAAGCACGGTGCGTCCAGCGACTCCGCAAAAGCGTGGTGGGGAAACTTCCTGGTGCAGAAGGCCAACGAACTCGGCGTGGCGCTGCCGGACCTGGCGATCACCCCCGCCCAGGTCGCCGCGGTGGTCGAGCTCGTCGACGACGGCAAGCTGTCGAACAAGCTCGCGCGTCAGGTCGTCGAGGGCGTGCTGGCCGGTGAGGGCGATCCCGAGCAGGTGATGACCGACCGCGGGTTGGCCGTCGTGCGTGACGACTCGTTGATCCAGGCCGCCGTCGACGAAGCGCTGGCCGCCAACCCCGACGTCGCCGAGAAGATCCGCGGCGGCAAGGTGCAGGCCGCCGGGGCGATCGTCGGTGCGGTGATGAAGGCCACCAAGGGCCAGGCCGACGCCGCGCGGGTACGCGAGCTGGTCATGGCCGCTTGTAGCTAG
- a CDS encoding HAMP domain-containing sensor histidine kinase, whose amino-acid sequence MKSPQDLVLRILVHPLRLLSLRSIVILSQLGVIILVLTLGVWVWVGVTDDQYDQLDRRLDSLSSFGDVNTLLRSAQDGIGPEPTEGGLVRTARIGDATVSIPADIVLPEMPSGYADATIDGVEYRIRTITTGTASIALGAPLADTQARIDSLHWRVFWICFGVILGTLLVGWVIALIMVNPFRLLAQQARAINAQSNPDEVQVRGVWEAVEISEAVEGMLARIGDEQQRTRAALESARDFAAVASHELRTPLTAMRTNLEVLLTLDMGVEQRKEVISDVMRTQTRIEATLTALERLAQGELTTVDDFVPVDVAELLDRAAHDAMHNYPGLDVSLASSTTVLMLGMPAGLRLVIDNAIANAVKHGAATQVRLSVVSSSAGVEIAVDDNGSGVPEEERAEVFERFHRGTTASRSGSGLGLALVAQQAEIHGGTAALEVSPMGGTRLILRLQGSGPQ is encoded by the coding sequence ATGAAGTCACCCCAGGACCTGGTGCTGCGCATCTTGGTGCATCCGCTGCGGCTGCTGTCGCTGCGGTCGATCGTCATCCTGTCCCAGCTCGGTGTGATCATCCTGGTGCTGACCCTCGGCGTGTGGGTGTGGGTCGGCGTAACCGACGACCAGTACGACCAACTCGACCGGCGACTGGATTCACTGTCGAGCTTCGGTGACGTCAACACCCTGCTGCGCAGCGCGCAGGACGGCATCGGTCCCGAGCCCACCGAGGGCGGCCTGGTGCGCACCGCCCGCATCGGCGACGCGACGGTCTCGATTCCGGCCGACATCGTGTTGCCGGAGATGCCCAGCGGATACGCCGACGCCACGATCGACGGCGTCGAGTACCGGATCCGCACGATCACCACCGGCACCGCATCGATCGCGCTGGGCGCGCCGCTGGCCGACACCCAGGCCCGCATCGACTCACTGCACTGGCGGGTGTTCTGGATCTGCTTCGGGGTGATCCTGGGGACACTGCTCGTCGGGTGGGTGATCGCGCTGATCATGGTCAACCCGTTCCGGCTGCTCGCGCAACAGGCGCGCGCCATCAACGCCCAGTCCAATCCCGACGAGGTGCAGGTGCGCGGGGTGTGGGAGGCGGTCGAGATCTCCGAAGCCGTGGAGGGAATGCTCGCCCGGATCGGCGACGAGCAGCAGCGCACCCGGGCGGCACTGGAGTCGGCGCGCGACTTCGCCGCCGTGGCCTCCCATGAGTTGCGCACGCCGCTGACAGCGATGCGCACCAACCTCGAGGTGCTGCTGACCCTCGACATGGGCGTCGAGCAGCGCAAGGAGGTGATCAGCGACGTGATGCGTACCCAGACCCGGATCGAAGCGACGCTGACGGCCCTGGAGCGGCTCGCGCAGGGGGAGTTGACCACGGTCGACGACTTCGTTCCCGTCGACGTCGCCGAACTGCTCGATCGCGCAGCCCACGACGCGATGCACAACTATCCGGGCCTCGATGTGTCGCTGGCGTCGTCGACGACCGTGTTGATGCTCGGGATGCCCGCGGGCCTTCGACTCGTCATCGACAACGCCATCGCCAACGCCGTCAAACACGGTGCCGCCACGCAGGTTCGGCTCAGTGTCGTCAGTTCCTCAGCCGGGGTGGAGATCGCCGTCGACGACAACGGTTCGGGTGTGCCGGAGGAGGAACGGGCCGAGGTGTTCGAGCGCTTCCATCGGGGCACCACAGCGTCGAGGTCGGGCTCAGGTCTGGGTTTGGCGCTCGTCGCTCAGCAGGCGGAGATCCACGGTGGCACCGCCGCCCTGGAGGTCAGCCCGATGGGCGGGACGAGGCTGATACTGCGCCTGCAGGGTTCGGGCCCGCAGTAG